The Pseudovibrio sp. M1P-2-3 DNA segment GCAGATTGGAGCTGGAAGCTTTGGATCAGGCGCTTTGCACCTTGGTCTGCCGTCATGAAGCGTTGCGAACGGTCTTTGAGGCGGGTGAGAAACGATCTGCCCTATCAAGTGATCAAGAGGTTCGGGAAACTGGCATCTTGGTGCTGGAGGATGGCCATGATGTCAGCGGAGCGTGTACTGGCCTCTCTGTTCGAGATTACTGGCGCCGTCCTTTTGATCTGGCGGCAGGTCCTTTGTTCCGGGTGACCCTCATCCGTGTCGCCTCCCCACACATGTGTTGGTGGTGGGCGGCCATCACAGTGTGGTGGATGGTTGGTCTTTGGGCGCGAACTCTCTGCGCTTTACCGAGAAGCGATGACAGGGGAGGTGGCCCTTTTGCGCTCCCTTACGGTACAATACCCCGACTATGCCGGAGTGGCAACGGCAGGTTTTAAGTCAGGGGCGATTGGAGAAGGAGCTCTCGTGGTGGCGTGAAGAGCTGTCTGGAGTACGGAAGCCATCACACTGCCTTTTGACCATCCGCGGCCAAAGACCATGGACTATCAAGGGAGCGTGGTAACATTTACTGTGCCAGAAGAGCTGAACTCGAAGCTCAAGCAAATGGGACAGTCCCATTCCGCTACCTTGTTCATGGTGCTGGAAACAGTGTTTGCAGTGTTGCTGGCCCGCCTTGGGGCGGGCAGGGATGTGGTGGTGGCCATCCAG contains these protein-coding regions:
- a CDS encoding condensation domain-containing protein encodes the protein MVFGPDWIRGPVPPYHIEGAFLLNGRLELEALDQALCTLVCRHEALRTVFEAGEKRSALSSDQEVRETGILVLEDGHDVSGACTGLSVRDYWRRPFDLAAGPLFRVTLIRVASPHMCWWWAAITVWWMVGLWARTLCALPRSDDRGGGPFALPYGTIPRLCRSGNGRF
- a CDS encoding condensation domain-containing protein — translated: MPFDHPRPKTMDYQGSVVTFTVPEELNSKLKQMGQSHSATLFMVLETVFAVLLARLGAGRDVVVAIQRPDVPA